The following are encoded together in the Aciduricibacillus chroicocephali genome:
- a CDS encoding methyl-accepting chemotaxis protein: protein MKFLKSSVRNRLTLVFALILFIPSISVGLLSYKSAKETTEEQIVGKAHENVKLLGTIVNDSLKPHMDNLDKLAGVVNADMYKGKDSRELRTLLDQYKDYHPDVYSIYVGAFNSDLILSPWQELDLDPRTRPWYKDAMEHKGEVILTKPYADARSGEMVETIAKAADDGSGVIGIDVAINHVSEMASKVSVGKNGYMMLLDQEGTFITHPNKEVGTTAEQPYYKKLLQKKSGSYNFSENGKKRKMIFNTDELTGWKVAGVMDVSEASSTARPILNYILSILAAAFIIWGVIGYFLIRSIIRPLKELNESAIAISSGDLTEKAAVYSNDEIGKVAQSFNVMSDNLRELIQEVDQSAEQVAASAEELTASSEQTAAAADEVSSGIQFVAKGAEDQESGLKENVALLQDAGTEVTKVSDRATAVAQLAKEAAKRAEEGGVAVSRSMSQMNNIHQSVTASNESIQLLSGRSKEIENIVETIVGISEQTNLLSLNAAIEAARAGESGKGFSVVADEVRKLAEQSQQSAKQIASLIGSIQTDTANSAAAMHDASVNVMEGLKLSSETSEQFAEIVDSIQAIEPRIVEVAEICEYVAASVQQVTTSATELTDVSRGNAAAAEEIASSTSEQLAAMNEVTSAAKSLAELSEELQHLIKTFKI from the coding sequence TTGAAATTTCTCAAATCCAGTGTGAGAAACAGACTTACACTCGTGTTTGCACTTATTTTGTTCATACCTAGTATTTCCGTTGGGCTTCTCTCGTACAAGAGTGCAAAAGAGACGACTGAAGAGCAAATTGTCGGAAAGGCTCATGAAAATGTGAAGTTGCTCGGCACGATCGTTAATGACTCTTTGAAACCACATATGGACAATCTTGATAAACTAGCGGGTGTTGTCAATGCAGATATGTATAAAGGGAAAGACAGCCGGGAGCTGCGGACATTGCTTGATCAATATAAAGACTATCATCCGGACGTGTACTCAATCTATGTCGGGGCATTTAATTCTGATCTTATTCTATCACCGTGGCAGGAGCTGGATCTTGATCCGCGTACACGTCCTTGGTATAAAGATGCGATGGAGCATAAGGGAGAGGTCATTTTGACCAAACCTTATGCAGATGCAAGGTCAGGTGAGATGGTTGAGACAATCGCCAAGGCGGCTGACGACGGATCGGGAGTAATTGGCATTGATGTCGCAATCAATCATGTCAGCGAAATGGCAAGCAAAGTATCTGTTGGCAAGAATGGCTATATGATGCTGCTTGACCAGGAAGGTACGTTTATTACCCACCCTAATAAAGAGGTAGGAACAACGGCTGAACAGCCTTATTATAAAAAGCTGCTCCAGAAGAAATCCGGTTCCTATAATTTCAGTGAGAACGGCAAGAAACGGAAGATGATATTCAATACAGATGAGCTGACAGGATGGAAAGTGGCTGGTGTTATGGATGTCAGTGAAGCAAGCAGTACAGCGCGTCCAATTTTGAATTATATTTTATCAATACTCGCGGCTGCATTCATCATATGGGGGGTAATTGGATATTTCCTTATCCGTTCCATTATCCGTCCGCTTAAAGAATTGAACGAGTCAGCCATCGCAATCAGCTCAGGGGATTTGACGGAAAAGGCTGCCGTATACTCCAATGATGAAATTGGCAAAGTGGCTCAGTCCTTCAATGTGATGTCGGACAATTTACGCGAGCTCATACAGGAAGTTGACCAGAGTGCGGAGCAAGTCGCTGCATCCGCTGAGGAACTGACAGCTAGTTCGGAACAGACCGCTGCCGCAGCAGACGAGGTTTCTTCTGGTATTCAATTCGTTGCTAAAGGAGCAGAGGATCAGGAGAGCGGACTTAAGGAGAATGTTGCTCTGCTTCAAGATGCAGGTACAGAAGTGACAAAGGTTTCTGACAGAGCGACAGCTGTAGCACAATTGGCGAAAGAAGCCGCAAAGCGTGCTGAAGAAGGAGGAGTGGCTGTCAGCCGTTCAATGAGCCAGATGAACAATATTCACCAATCTGTCACCGCTTCTAACGAGAGCATTCAATTATTGAGCGGCAGATCAAAAGAAATTGAGAACATCGTAGAGACGATTGTGGGGATTAGTGAACAGACAAATCTGCTTTCTTTGAATGCGGCAATTGAAGCTGCAAGAGCTGGAGAGTCTGGAAAAGGTTTCTCTGTAGTTGCAGATGAGGTACGTAAGCTCGCTGAACAGTCGCAGCAATCAGCCAAGCAAATTGCTTCTTTGATTGGCAGCATCCAAACAGATACTGCCAATTCTGCAGCAGCTATGCATGATGCGTCTGTTAATGTAATGGAAGGGCTTAAGCTTTCCAGCGAGACATCTGAACAGTTTGCTGAGATTGTGGATAGCATTCAGGCGATTGAGCCGCGAATTGTTGAAGTAGCAGAGATCTGTGAATATGTTGCCGCAAGCGTCCAGCAAGTTACAACAAGTGCAACGGAACTGACGGATGTATCCCGAGGAAATGCCGCAGCTGCTGAAGAAATTGCATCATCGACATCTGAGCAGCTTGCTGCAATGAATGAAGTGACATCTGCAGCGAAATCACTGGCAGAGCTATCTGAAGAGCTGCAACATTTGATCAAGACTTTTAAAATATGA
- a CDS encoding sensor histidine kinase, whose amino-acid sequence MPNVMLASKLILVLVLAMVIVAEPDEGSSFSILLLLLYISLNVAISLVKSAFRMRLLLFFVIMLSLTGYWEGHSLFILLLPLALSEFAKSISVPVILPLLVSVIPLFYIDSQMRLFYIPLALFSVLIHEFYFSTRGKVQKLVESADSLRLERRRLLDRLHENNEFLKQSAYASRLEERNRLSQQIHDDIGHSITGSLIQMEAARTLLVANPEKADELLGNAIGITREGIESIRMTLKGMKPPVEQVGLSRLKLCMDEFTDRHGIRTVLVHKGKIDAVRPIHWKIIMENCTEAFTNSLKYAGGAPIHVELFVLNKLIRLTVRDSGKGTEVIKKGLGLTGMEERAASIAGKLIIDAQSGFSVTTLLPLDE is encoded by the coding sequence ATGCCAAATGTAATGCTTGCCAGCAAACTGATACTCGTTCTCGTGCTAGCAATGGTGATTGTTGCTGAGCCAGATGAGGGAAGCTCGTTCAGCATACTGCTGTTATTGCTTTATATTTCTTTGAACGTAGCGATTAGCCTTGTCAAAAGTGCCTTCCGGATGCGATTGCTTCTCTTTTTTGTTATTATGCTTTCGTTGACTGGCTATTGGGAAGGACATTCGCTGTTCATCCTGTTGCTCCCGCTTGCCCTTTCAGAATTCGCAAAAAGTATTTCCGTTCCAGTCATCTTGCCACTACTCGTTTCTGTCATTCCTCTCTTTTATATCGATTCGCAAATGAGACTCTTCTATATACCGCTCGCTCTTTTCTCCGTTTTAATCCATGAATTTTATTTTTCTACGCGAGGGAAGGTTCAGAAGCTTGTTGAGTCTGCCGACAGTTTGCGGCTGGAACGACGCAGACTGCTGGATCGTCTCCATGAGAATAATGAGTTTCTCAAGCAGTCGGCCTATGCCTCAAGGCTGGAGGAACGGAATCGCCTTTCTCAACAGATTCATGACGATATCGGACACTCGATAACCGGCTCGCTAATCCAGATGGAGGCAGCAAGGACTTTGCTTGTCGCTAATCCTGAGAAGGCCGATGAACTGTTGGGGAATGCAATCGGCATCACGAGGGAAGGCATTGAAAGTATTCGTATGACCCTCAAAGGTATGAAGCCGCCCGTAGAGCAGGTTGGTCTGAGTCGACTGAAACTATGCATGGACGAGTTCACCGACCGACATGGTATTCGTACGGTGCTCGTTCATAAGGGGAAAATCGATGCAGTAAGGCCGATTCACTGGAAAATCATCATGGAGAATTGCACAGAGGCATTCACCAATTCTTTGAAATATGCCGGCGGGGCACCAATCCATGTTGAACTCTTTGTACTCAACAAGCTCATTAGGCTAACAGTGAGAGACAGCGGAAAAGGAACAGAGGTTATAAAAAAGGGGCTAGGTCTCACAGGAATGGAGGAACGCGCTGCCTCAATTGCCGGCAAGCTCATTATTGATGCCCAATCCGGCTTCAGTGTGACAACCCTCCTGCCACTTGATGAATAA
- a CDS encoding LiaF transmembrane domain-containing protein, whose product MNGRFLTGTILVLLGVGFLLQQAHVWDFSDILSNCWPLILVIVGIAQLFNRNSTSLFSGFIFIVAGILFFINNLIDINLYLYFWPLILIIAGVSFFFSRGTHRAKPISDDATNSFSIFGGQNIQVTSSDYEGGQVTAIFGGAEIDLRDAVISEQGAVLELNAVFGGVKIYVPENAKVQVSGLPIFGGCENKTRKRAITDAPLLKINYAAVFGGVEIRD is encoded by the coding sequence ATGAATGGAAGATTTTTGACGGGGACGATCCTCGTTTTGCTTGGTGTCGGCTTTTTGCTGCAGCAGGCACATGTCTGGGACTTTTCTGATATATTGTCTAATTGCTGGCCGCTCATCCTTGTCATAGTCGGGATTGCTCAGCTCTTTAACCGCAACAGCACTTCACTTTTCTCAGGCTTTATATTTATCGTTGCCGGTATCCTGTTCTTCATCAATAATCTTATAGATATCAATCTTTATCTCTATTTTTGGCCGCTCATTCTCATTATTGCTGGGGTTTCCTTCTTTTTCTCTCGCGGAACACATCGGGCCAAACCTATTTCTGACGATGCGACAAACTCATTCTCCATTTTTGGCGGGCAGAATATCCAAGTTACTTCCAGCGATTACGAGGGCGGACAGGTTACTGCAATATTTGGTGGAGCGGAAATCGACCTCCGAGATGCTGTCATTTCCGAACAGGGGGCTGTCCTGGAGCTGAATGCAGTTTTTGGCGGCGTCAAAATATACGTTCCAGAGAATGCCAAAGTCCAAGTATCTGGTTTGCCGATTTTCGGAGGCTGTGAAAACAAAACACGTAAAAGAGCTATCACTGATGCTCCTTTGCTAAAAATCAATTATGCTGCTGTTTTTGGCGGTGTGGAAATTAGGGATTAA
- a CDS encoding sensor domain-containing diguanylate cyclase → MGERIDTAPCGYISLDRNGHIKEINKTLLKWMGYELDDVAGKHLEMLLSPANRLVLHSYAIPEINLYGQIEELFINMKSKNGEAIPFLLNARKLDIGGETVIDCIMLQMKKRIEYEMELREVKREMEAAYIEKEAAFAELERVNEEIEAKQEELIAINAGLVELSKTDKLTGVPNRRYLEERLYEEIEKFQRTKVPFSVLMIDIDHFKVVNDTHGHQVGDKVLAKLAHILKREMKRGDFTARYGGEEFIMILPGANALMAMDFARSLNKAILEAKWGIVGKLTISIGVAEFTKEDNDESIIEHADQALYESKENGRNQSSLYIK, encoded by the coding sequence ATGGGAGAGCGTATCGACACAGCACCGTGTGGGTATATCTCACTGGATCGTAATGGTCACATTAAGGAGATAAACAAGACATTACTGAAATGGATGGGGTATGAGTTGGATGATGTCGCAGGAAAACATCTGGAAATGTTGCTTTCTCCAGCGAATCGCCTTGTGCTTCATTCGTATGCCATCCCTGAAATCAATCTTTACGGGCAGATTGAAGAATTGTTTATCAATATGAAAAGCAAGAATGGAGAAGCGATCCCATTTCTTTTAAATGCCAGAAAGCTTGATATTGGCGGAGAAACTGTCATTGACTGCATCATGCTCCAGATGAAAAAGCGAATCGAATATGAGATGGAGCTTCGTGAAGTGAAGCGTGAGATGGAAGCCGCCTATATTGAAAAAGAAGCCGCTTTTGCTGAACTTGAGCGCGTGAATGAAGAAATAGAGGCGAAACAAGAGGAACTTATTGCCATCAATGCTGGACTCGTGGAGCTTTCCAAAACGGATAAACTGACAGGAGTTCCAAACAGAAGATACTTGGAGGAAAGGCTTTACGAAGAAATTGAGAAATTCCAACGAACTAAAGTTCCATTTTCAGTGCTTATGATCGATATAGATCATTTTAAAGTTGTCAACGACACACATGGGCATCAGGTTGGTGATAAGGTTCTTGCAAAATTGGCCCATATTTTGAAGCGGGAAATGAAAAGGGGAGATTTCACTGCCCGCTATGGTGGTGAGGAATTTATTATGATTTTGCCCGGTGCAAATGCACTGATGGCTATGGATTTCGCTCGCAGTCTAAATAAAGCCATACTTGAAGCGAAATGGGGTATTGTAGGGAAACTAACAATTAGTATCGGCGTGGCGGAATTTACAAAGGAAGACAATGATGAATCTATTATTGAACATGCTGACCAGGCGCTTTATGAATCTAAGGAGAACGGACGGAATCAAAGTTCGCTATATATTAAGTGA
- a CDS encoding response regulator transcription factor, with translation MTIRILIADDNSFIREGMKIILSSYDEFTVVEMVENGREAVDCCIKGQVDIALLDVRMPVMNGVEATKLIREKTEVLPIILTTFDDDEYILGAIRNGAKGYLLKNTHPERIREAINSVVNGTSIIQDSVLEKIRESLVMDERPRLKFNPEPFTERELNIMESIAKGFSNKEISERLFISGGTVANHITSILNKTALKHRTQIAIYYLTGNV, from the coding sequence GTGACAATTCGAATCCTGATTGCAGATGATAATTCGTTTATCCGTGAAGGGATGAAAATTATCCTGTCCAGCTATGATGAATTCACTGTCGTGGAAATGGTTGAGAATGGCAGGGAGGCAGTTGATTGCTGCATTAAGGGTCAAGTCGATATTGCTTTGCTTGATGTTCGGATGCCAGTCATGAATGGGGTCGAAGCGACAAAGCTAATTCGGGAAAAGACGGAAGTTCTACCGATTATTTTGACGACATTCGATGACGATGAATACATTCTCGGTGCGATTCGCAATGGAGCAAAAGGCTATCTGTTGAAAAATACGCATCCTGAACGTATTCGTGAAGCAATCAATAGTGTCGTGAATGGAACGAGCATCATCCAAGATTCTGTTCTTGAGAAGATTAGAGAAAGTCTAGTGATGGATGAGCGCCCGAGGCTGAAGTTCAATCCGGAGCCTTTCACAGAGCGAGAGCTGAATATTATGGAATCGATTGCAAAGGGTTTTTCAAACAAGGAAATATCCGAGCGACTCTTTATTTCCGGAGGGACCGTGGCAAATCATATCACTTCGATTTTGAACAAAACGGCATTGAAGCATAGAACGCAGATTGCCATATATTATTTGACAGGGAATGTGTGA
- the exaC gene encoding acetaldehyde dehydrogenase ExaC, translated as MIYANPNTEGSLVHFKDRYDNFIGGKWVPPVKGFYFDNKTPVTGEVFTQAARSTEEDLELALDAAHQAKDAWGKTSAAERALILNRIADRIEENLEVIAVAESWENGKAVRETLNADIPLAIDHFRYFAGVIRAQEGRTTQINNDTVAYHFNEPLGVVGQIIPWNFPILMATWKLAPALAAGNCVVLKPAEQTPASILLVMELIQDLIPDGVVNIVNGFGSEIGNALATSERISKIAFTGSTAVGQKIMENASENIIPVTLELGGKSPNIYFEDVMDRDDAFLDKAVEGFVMFALNSGEVCTCPSRALIQESIYERFIERAIERVKQIKIGNPLDTEVMMGAQNSTAQQEKILSYMKIAVEEGAECLVGGGANRLDGAQSNGYYIEPTIFKGDNQMRFFQEEIFGPVLAVTTFKDFDEAIEIANDTVYGLGAGVWSRNGDTAYRAGRAIQAGRVWTNTYHQYPAGAAFGGYKKSGIGRENHAMMLDHYQQTKNILVSYNPEPQGFF; from the coding sequence ATGATTTATGCAAACCCAAACACTGAAGGTTCACTCGTACATTTCAAGGATAGATATGATAACTTCATTGGCGGCAAATGGGTTCCTCCCGTCAAAGGGTTTTATTTTGACAATAAGACACCGGTGACTGGAGAGGTGTTTACTCAAGCTGCCCGCTCCACAGAGGAAGATCTTGAACTAGCTCTCGATGCCGCGCACCAGGCAAAGGATGCTTGGGGCAAGACATCGGCGGCGGAACGTGCACTTATTCTGAATCGCATCGCTGACCGTATAGAAGAGAATCTTGAGGTGATTGCGGTAGCGGAGAGTTGGGAAAACGGAAAAGCAGTTCGTGAGACATTGAATGCCGATATTCCACTTGCAATAGATCATTTCCGCTATTTCGCTGGCGTGATCCGTGCCCAGGAAGGACGCACAACTCAGATTAACAATGACACCGTAGCATACCATTTCAATGAACCACTCGGTGTTGTCGGGCAGATCATTCCATGGAATTTCCCAATACTTATGGCTACTTGGAAACTCGCGCCAGCACTCGCGGCAGGCAACTGTGTCGTTTTGAAACCAGCTGAGCAGACACCTGCTTCAATCCTGCTCGTTATGGAGTTGATACAGGACCTGATTCCGGACGGTGTCGTCAATATTGTGAATGGCTTCGGTTCGGAGATTGGCAATGCCCTTGCTACAAGCGAGCGTATTTCCAAAATCGCATTCACTGGCTCAACAGCTGTAGGGCAGAAAATTATGGAGAATGCCTCCGAAAATATTATTCCAGTCACACTGGAACTTGGCGGCAAATCCCCGAACATCTATTTTGAAGATGTCATGGATCGGGACGATGCTTTCCTTGATAAAGCAGTTGAAGGGTTCGTCATGTTCGCCCTGAACTCAGGAGAAGTATGTACATGTCCATCACGAGCCCTTATCCAGGAATCCATTTATGAGCGATTCATTGAACGCGCCATCGAACGTGTAAAACAGATTAAGATCGGCAATCCGCTTGATACAGAAGTAATGATGGGCGCTCAAAACTCGACAGCACAACAGGAGAAAATCCTTTCCTATATGAAGATTGCTGTAGAGGAAGGAGCAGAGTGTCTCGTTGGCGGTGGTGCAAATAGACTGGACGGCGCACAGAGCAATGGCTATTATATCGAACCAACAATTTTCAAAGGCGACAATCAGATGCGTTTCTTCCAGGAAGAAATCTTTGGTCCGGTGCTTGCTGTGACGACGTTCAAGGACTTTGATGAAGCCATTGAGATTGCAAACGATACAGTATACGGACTTGGCGCAGGTGTATGGTCACGAAATGGCGACACTGCTTATCGTGCAGGTCGTGCTATTCAGGCTGGTCGTGTATGGACGAATACGTATCATCAGTATCCTGCAGGAGCCGCATTTGGCGGATACAAGAAATCCGGTATTGGTCGCGAGAACCACGCCATGATGCTTGATCATTACCAACAGACGAAGAATATCCTCGTCAGTTACAATCCCGAGCCACAAGGTTTCTTCTAA
- a CDS encoding GGDEF domain-containing protein, whose translation MWIELIDGMLLQSSDKFGKAGVPLFVDLFVNLSIIIALIFTYLQLKWQLFKRLKLNDKVSHLINGIAGGMLGLILLRFSIQVGDSTYIDLRYLPIILVTLHGGFRPAILSGAIIMAGRFYINHTYSAYMALLLMIISLTGFLLIRHYAKRGQPLYVTGASMVLFSNIAFTIVISLLIGDWDKLKVLFPNYWLFATVGGMASIFFVEHVRHSQYLLDKYELESTTDYLTGLNNVRQFDVMWNELIHGAVQRGENLSLLAIDIDHFKKVNDTYGHAGGDLVLAELAKVLRDNARSFDIVSRNGGEEFSVILQDCSKERALIIAERIRQGVEDHHFPLANGERIQITISIGVATYPETVYNPDQMREVADQCLYEAKRTGRNRVCTASAEQFAQK comes from the coding sequence TTGTGGATTGAGCTGATCGACGGGATGCTGCTGCAGTCATCCGATAAATTTGGAAAGGCGGGAGTTCCATTGTTCGTAGACCTCTTCGTCAATTTGAGCATTATTATTGCACTTATATTTACTTATCTACAGTTGAAATGGCAATTGTTCAAGCGGCTAAAGCTCAATGACAAGGTTTCCCATTTAATAAATGGGATTGCTGGCGGGATGCTCGGCCTCATTCTTCTGCGTTTTTCCATTCAAGTAGGAGACTCGACATATATTGATTTGCGCTATTTGCCAATCATCCTTGTAACGTTGCATGGCGGTTTCCGACCTGCCATTCTGAGTGGAGCGATTATTATGGCAGGTCGCTTCTATATTAACCACACCTACTCTGCGTATATGGCACTTTTACTAATGATTATCTCGCTTACAGGATTTTTGTTAATCCGGCACTACGCTAAAAGAGGTCAGCCTCTCTACGTAACTGGGGCGAGCATGGTTCTTTTCTCAAATATCGCATTCACTATCGTGATCAGTCTCTTAATTGGGGACTGGGACAAATTAAAAGTACTTTTCCCCAATTACTGGCTCTTTGCAACAGTTGGCGGTATGGCATCGATCTTCTTCGTTGAGCATGTGCGCCATTCCCAGTACTTGCTCGACAAATATGAACTCGAATCTACGACGGACTACTTAACCGGATTGAACAATGTAAGGCAGTTCGATGTTATGTGGAATGAGTTAATTCACGGGGCAGTCCAGCGTGGAGAAAATCTCTCCTTGCTTGCCATTGATATTGACCATTTCAAAAAGGTCAATGATACGTACGGACATGCCGGGGGAGATCTCGTACTTGCAGAGTTGGCAAAAGTCCTTCGTGACAATGCCCGTTCCTTCGATATTGTTTCGCGAAATGGGGGAGAAGAATTCTCTGTAATTCTTCAAGATTGCTCTAAGGAGCGAGCGCTAATAATTGCCGAGCGCATCCGCCAAGGAGTAGAGGACCACCATTTCCCTCTAGCAAATGGCGAGAGAATACAAATTACGATATCAATCGGTGTGGCGACTTATCCTGAAACTGTTTATAATCCCGATCAGATGCGGGAGGTTGCTGACCAATGCCTGTATGAAGCTAAACGTACGGGACGCAATCGTGTCTGTACTGCAAGCGCGGAGCAATTTGCCCAGAAATGA
- a CDS encoding PepSY domain-containing protein, which yields MYNYYDDLAFQGWDERHYEEYLGFPEYQEFGGGDYPFQYYRAISMQEAMNIALSRVPGQVVKIELEQEHGKTIYEVEVLTAQGVKYELDIDSNTGQILKFESD from the coding sequence TTGTACAACTATTATGATGACCTGGCTTTTCAGGGCTGGGATGAACGGCATTATGAGGAATACTTGGGATTCCCGGAATACCAGGAGTTCGGAGGGGGAGATTATCCGTTTCAGTATTATCGGGCAATTTCGATGCAGGAAGCAATGAATATCGCACTCAGCCGTGTACCAGGTCAAGTCGTGAAGATTGAACTTGAACAGGAGCATGGTAAGACGATTTATGAGGTGGAAGTTTTGACGGCACAAGGAGTCAAATATGAATTGGACATCGATAGCAATACAGGGCAGATCCTAAAGTTCGAATCTGACTAA